Proteins encoded by one window of Megachile rotundata isolate GNS110a chromosome 10, iyMegRotu1, whole genome shotgun sequence:
- the LOC143263881 gene encoding putative methyltransferase-like protein 15 homolog, which produces MLGNLISNAYCICTKRNYYMKHLSKNMYYLLKNHHNEVLWTDIKRYSQVTNESDETIKNAPHIPVMLNEVLQYLEPSPGKIYVDMTFGSGGHTSKILELSPEVKVFALDRDPVAHEFAQELSKKYPGQLIPLLGRFSELPELLCEYKVETNSIDGFLFDFGCSSMQFDVAERGFSLAKNGPLDMRMDGFRCPLEPTAAEVLQQISEKDLTDVLRIYGEEKQAKKIANAIINARYSFRSLKTTHELAQLIDSIILKKRHDKLGKYAHVATKTFQALRIFVNNELNEINYGIILAGSYLKTNGRLVTISFHSLEDTIVKRHITANISENVANRLPLKYINYGKSYDSFEMESFNKTPWKMLHKHVITPTPEEIDANPRSRSAKFRAIVKVD; this is translated from the coding sequence ATGCTAGGAAACTTAATCAGTAATGCATATTGCATTTGTACcaaaagaaattattatatgaaacatcttagtaaaaatatgtattatttacttaaaaatCACCATAATGAAGTACTTTGGACAGATATTAAAAGATATAGTCAAGTAACAAATGAAAGCGATGAAACCATTAAGAATGCGCCACATATACCAGTTATGCTTAATGAGGTGTTACAGTATTTAGAACCATCTCCAGGTAAAATTTATGTTGACATGACATTTGGTTCTGGTGGACATACTAGCAAAATATTAGAATTGTCGCCTGAAGTAAAAGTATTTGCATTAGATAGAGATCCAGTTGCACATGAATTTGCACAAGAATTATCAAAAAAATATCCTGGACAATTAATACCACTATTAGGAAGGTTTTCTGAATTACCGGAACTGCTTTGTGAATATAAAGTGGAAACAAATAGTATAGATGggtttttatttgattttggaTGTTCTTCAATGCAATTCGATGTTGCTGAAAGAGGATTTTCTCTGGCAAAAAATGGGCCATTGGATATGAGAATGGATGGTTTCAGATGTCCTCTCGAACCTACAGCAGCTGAGGTTTTACAACAAATATCAGAAAAAGATTTAACTGATGTGTTGAGAATTTATGGTGAAGAGAAGCAAGCTAAGAAAATTGCAAATGCCATTATTAATGCTCGATATAGCTTTCGAAGTTTAAAAACTACTCATGAATTAGCTCAACTTATTGACTCTATTATACTTAAGAAAAGACATGACAAACTTGGTAAATATGCTCATGTTGCTACAAAAACATTTCAAGCActtagaatttttgtaaataatgaattaaatgaaattaattatggcATTATTCTTGCTGGATCATATTTAAAAACCAATGGTCGCCTAGTAACAATATCTTTCCATTCTTTGGAGGATACAATAGTTAAAAGACATATTACTGCAAATATAAGCGAAAATGTTGCCAATAGATTACCATTAAAGTACATAAATTATGGTAAATCCTATGATTCATTTGAAATGGAATCTTTTAATAAAACTCCATGGAAAATGTTACATAAGCATGTGATAACACCAACACCAGAGGAAATAGATGCAAATCCAAGATCACGTTCAGCAAAGTTTAGAGCAATTGTTAAAGTAGACTAA
- the LOC100881342 gene encoding ubiquinol-cytochrome-c reductase complex assembly factor 2, which yields MGTYRNYMKLLESWPLDKSKAGSDLGQHIRDQLKIAFARGETTDPADRELCDRYYKSLKRICSNYYGQKYVRTRTSTASGLEREHCNLALSPEMLEYFEERNKNILSRTISRVAEYYHARKLNQ from the exons ATGGGCACATacagaaattatatgaaattgttAGAATCTTGGCCACTGGATAAATCAAAAGCTGGGAg tgATCTAGGCCAACACATTCGTGATCAATTAAAGATTGCATTTGCAAGAGGTGAAACAACTGATCCAGCAGATCGTGAGTTATGCGACCGTTATTATAAGAGTTTGAAGAGAATTTGTTCTAATTACTATGGCCAGAAGTATGTTCGTACTCGCACAAGTACTGCCAGTGGGTTAGAAAGAGAACATTGTAATTTGGCGCTTAGTCCTGAAATGTTAGAATATTTTGaagaacgaaataaaaatattttgtcacgTACAATTTCGAGAGTTGCAGAATATTACCATGCTAGGAAACTTAATCAGTAA